A stretch of Branchiostoma lanceolatum isolate klBraLanc5 chromosome 14, klBraLanc5.hap2, whole genome shotgun sequence DNA encodes these proteins:
- the LOC136448524 gene encoding neuropeptide FF receptor 2-like, translating into MSEVEMDEAQNSSNGSDFIDGAWNATDERLPPLKHDLGVTVVIVLGYVLVFVMCVTGNVLVCAIIAKNRNLHTVTNFFIFNLALADLLVALICMPVTLVYTIIYNWPFGDVICKLSIFIQGVSVGASVFTLVAVATDRYFAVVRVPKGKINGKQATIIISVIWILSVSVSVPQAVVLHTEYNPELDIVSCTERWSEPTDRAHYTLALFILMFVLPLLTIGYMYIRIATNIWYRPATIAVSSRSNTEQADAKKIWVIKMLVVVVILFVVCWLPLQIIALVTDFGQLQEDTLIVIYMKVYPACHWLFYFNSAMNPVVYGYYNKNLRRICNEKLRKHKAKQTRKTGQGVAYNLRDISQASHLLKKDTSVNTVQTMVNSTPDASVNTAQTMVNSTQD; encoded by the exons ATGTCAGAAGTGGAGATGGACGAAGCGCAGAATTCAAGCAACGGTTCCGACTTCATAGACGGCGCGTGGAACGCTACCGACGAGCGCCTGCCGCCGCTGAAGCACGACCTGGGCGTCACGGTGGTCATCGTGCTGGGGTATGTGCTCGTCTTCGTCATGTGCGTGACAGGAAACGTGCTGGTGTGCGCCATCATCGCCAAGAACCGCAACCTGCACACCGTCACCAACTTCTTCATCTTCAACTTGGCCTTGGCAGATCTGCTGGTGGCTCTTATCTGTATGCCTGTGACGCTGGTCTACACAATCATCTACA ATTGGCCATTCGGTGACGTCATCTGTAAACTGTCCATCTTCATACAGGGGGTCTCTGTGGGGGCCTCAGTCTTCACCCTTGTTGCTGTGGCAACGGACAG ATACTTTGCGGTTGTCCGTGTGCCGAAGGGAAAGATCAACGGAAAACAGGCCACGATTATCATCTCAGTCATCTGGATCCTGTCTGTGAGTGTCTCCGTGCCACAG GCTGTGGTCCTCCACACGGAGTACAATCCCGAACTTGACATCGTCTCCTGCACCGAAAGATGGTCGGAGCCCACCGACCGCGCCCACTACACCCTGGCCCTGTTCATCCTGATGTTCGTGCTGCCGCTCCTCACCAtcggctacatgtacatccgcATCGCCACCAACATCTGGTACCGCCCCGCCACCATCGCTGTCAGCAGCCGCTCCAACACCGAACAGGCGGACGCCAAGAAGATCTGGGTCATCAAGATGCTGGTGGTGGTGGTCATCCTGTTCGTCGTCTGCTGGCTGCCCCTCCAGATCATCGCTCTGGTCACCGACTTCGGCCAGCTCCAGGAGGACACGCTGATCGTCATCTACATGAAAGTGTACCCCGCCTGCCACTGGCTCTTCTACTTCAACAGCGCCATGAATCCGGTCGTCTACGGCtactacaacaagaacctcCGCCGCATCTGCAACGAGAAGCTGCGCAAGCACAAGGCCAAACAGACACGGAAGACGGGCCAGGGCGTGGCCTACAACCTCCGTGACATCTCACAAGCCTCACATCTTCTAAAAAAAGACACATCTGTCAACACTGTTCAAACCATGGTCAACAGCACACCAGACGCATCTGTCAATACTGCTCAAACCATGGTCAACAGTACACAAGACTAG